Proteins encoded in a region of the Schaalia hyovaginalis genome:
- a CDS encoding DUF499 domain-containing protein — protein MAMNNRDRVSKGFDLLCEGLQDIVDDVMTRIYRSADWPNMWAEEDAQRRGTPVRPMVKHDVQVQLRAITERGREFKDILSRPQQSFASELRETRNLWAHGEAFNSEDTARALDTIERLLRAVDANDSADDAHKLRADLQRSVYEDQTRKQVKRAAVSLEPGSGLKPWREVIRPHDDVARGEFTASEFAADLHLVHTGQAVGDEYANPVEFFTRTYLTEGLRDLLSRALRRLSGDTGASPVINLQTNFGGGKTHSMLALYHLFSGTSASAFPQEVQELITDNGNPNLAHLGVQRVALVGTYLKAGSPQIKPDGTEVRTLWGELAWQLGGREAYEIIAEDDRAGTNPGEALRTLIQRYSPALILIDEWVAYARQLVTDKELPAGSFDTQFTFAQSLTEIVRSVPGVMLVVSIPASDAGTDGKGNDIEIGGTNGQLALERLQNVIRRVADQWRPSSKDESFEIVRRRLFQEPNAAGLATISTVARSFANLYRNNTALFPRDAASPNDDYEKRIRASYPLHPELLDRLYEDWSALERFQRTRGVLKLVSSIVHELWAQGDTSALILPGNVPLDATTVNTDLTQYLEDQWKPIIDADIDGTGSTAHHIDLDRPNLGQRFVTQRIARTIFLGAAPRTTSTRKGIDKQYVWLGTAVPGDTLGNFGSALELLAQRSAYFYEEQGHYWFDTQPSVTKTANDYAERLREDPETVWNEIAERLKSEERESSVFSRVHIAPASSAEIPDLEDTRLVIAHPRYVRRRQDGDDSAAHTWVREAIETKGASQRIHRNALIFLLADKTALESLEAATRSYLGWKRVQATSDTLNLTAQQRKQTDDSVARFNQTVSDRIRDTFVWALYPEQLDATKPFELVSERVPDSGGRSLAERVSTKLRREDQLITELGAPILGATLHTELRTLWDERGEISVGELWGYFTRYPYMPRLVQRDVLDRAIEHALSDAVLIGDEQFAIAAGKDPESGRYQGLIIPPDTTARIQITDSTLLVDMGRASRQAEEDQRRAAAAQAHDDPSTSPGQSGSEHTGNGEPGAALPEQGADAGPHSTASSATTAPATLPTPTPTPTPKTRFFGSVSVDADHYARHIGSISREMIDFLAASGASLEITIDIQASKPEGFTDVEMRTIKENASVLRFDASCGFEGR, from the coding sequence ATGGCGATGAATAACAGGGACAGAGTCAGCAAGGGATTCGACCTACTCTGCGAAGGCCTTCAAGACATCGTCGACGATGTCATGACCCGCATCTACAGGAGCGCCGACTGGCCGAACATGTGGGCAGAAGAAGACGCTCAGCGCCGCGGAACCCCGGTGCGTCCGATGGTGAAACACGACGTCCAAGTCCAACTGCGCGCCATTACTGAACGCGGACGAGAATTCAAAGACATCCTCTCCCGACCCCAACAAAGCTTCGCCTCCGAACTGCGCGAAACCCGCAACCTCTGGGCCCACGGCGAAGCCTTCAACTCCGAGGACACAGCCCGCGCCCTCGACACCATCGAACGCCTCCTACGCGCCGTCGACGCAAACGACTCCGCCGACGACGCACACAAACTCCGCGCCGACCTCCAACGAAGCGTCTACGAAGACCAAACCCGCAAACAGGTCAAACGCGCCGCCGTCTCCCTCGAACCCGGATCCGGCCTCAAACCCTGGCGCGAAGTCATCCGCCCCCACGACGACGTCGCACGCGGAGAATTCACCGCCTCCGAATTCGCCGCCGACCTCCACCTCGTCCACACAGGCCAAGCAGTCGGCGACGAATACGCCAACCCCGTCGAATTCTTCACCCGCACCTACCTCACCGAAGGCCTGCGTGACCTACTGTCGCGAGCACTACGACGCCTCAGCGGCGACACCGGCGCAAGCCCCGTCATCAACCTCCAAACGAACTTCGGCGGCGGCAAAACCCACTCCATGCTCGCCCTCTACCACCTCTTCAGCGGAACATCCGCCAGCGCCTTCCCTCAAGAAGTCCAAGAACTCATCACAGACAACGGCAACCCCAACCTCGCCCATCTCGGAGTACAGCGCGTCGCCCTCGTCGGTACCTACCTCAAAGCCGGATCGCCCCAGATCAAGCCCGACGGGACCGAAGTGCGCACACTCTGGGGCGAACTCGCCTGGCAACTCGGCGGACGAGAAGCCTACGAAATCATCGCCGAAGACGATCGAGCGGGCACCAACCCCGGCGAAGCACTGCGCACCCTCATCCAGCGATACTCACCCGCACTCATCCTCATCGATGAATGGGTCGCCTACGCGCGCCAGCTCGTCACCGACAAAGAACTCCCCGCAGGCTCCTTCGACACCCAATTCACCTTCGCTCAATCCCTCACCGAAATCGTGAGATCCGTACCCGGCGTCATGCTCGTCGTCTCCATCCCCGCCTCCGACGCCGGAACCGACGGGAAAGGCAACGACATCGAGATCGGCGGAACAAACGGCCAACTCGCCCTCGAACGCCTCCAAAACGTCATCCGCCGAGTCGCCGACCAATGGCGCCCCTCCAGCAAAGACGAATCCTTCGAGATCGTCAGGCGCCGCCTCTTCCAAGAACCCAACGCCGCCGGACTCGCAACGATCTCCACCGTGGCCCGAAGCTTCGCCAACCTCTACCGCAACAACACCGCACTCTTCCCCCGCGACGCCGCCTCACCCAACGACGACTACGAAAAGCGGATCCGCGCCTCATACCCCCTGCACCCCGAACTCCTCGACCGCCTCTACGAAGACTGGTCAGCACTCGAACGATTCCAACGCACCCGCGGCGTCCTCAAACTCGTCTCCTCGATCGTCCACGAACTATGGGCACAAGGCGACACCTCGGCGCTCATCCTCCCCGGCAACGTCCCCCTCGACGCAACCACCGTCAACACGGACCTCACCCAATACCTCGAAGACCAGTGGAAACCGATCATTGACGCCGACATCGACGGTACCGGATCCACCGCGCACCACATCGACCTCGACCGCCCGAACCTCGGACAACGATTCGTCACCCAAAGAATCGCCCGCACGATCTTCCTCGGCGCAGCCCCCCGGACAACCAGCACTCGGAAGGGAATCGACAAGCAATACGTCTGGCTCGGTACGGCCGTTCCCGGTGACACCCTCGGCAACTTCGGCAGCGCCCTCGAACTGCTCGCCCAACGCTCCGCATACTTCTACGAAGAACAAGGCCACTACTGGTTCGACACACAGCCCTCCGTCACAAAGACCGCAAACGACTACGCTGAACGCCTCCGGGAAGACCCCGAAACCGTATGGAACGAGATCGCCGAGCGCCTCAAGAGCGAAGAACGCGAAAGCAGCGTCTTTTCCAGGGTGCACATCGCCCCCGCCTCCTCGGCAGAAATCCCCGACCTTGAAGACACCCGACTTGTCATCGCGCACCCCAGGTACGTAAGACGCAGACAAGACGGAGACGACTCGGCCGCGCACACCTGGGTGCGCGAAGCCATCGAAACAAAAGGCGCGAGCCAACGCATCCACCGCAACGCCCTCATCTTCCTGCTCGCCGACAAGACAGCACTGGAAAGCCTCGAGGCAGCGACGCGCAGCTACCTCGGCTGGAAACGCGTTCAAGCAACCAGCGACACGCTCAACCTCACCGCCCAACAGCGCAAACAAACCGACGATTCGGTCGCCCGATTCAACCAGACGGTGTCCGATCGGATTCGAGACACCTTCGTTTGGGCGCTCTACCCCGAACAGCTCGACGCCACGAAGCCCTTCGAACTCGTTTCAGAGCGGGTGCCCGACTCCGGCGGTCGATCGCTCGCCGAACGAGTGAGCACCAAACTCCGACGAGAAGATCAACTCATCACCGAGCTCGGCGCCCCAATCCTCGGAGCGACACTCCACACCGAACTGCGGACACTGTGGGACGAGCGCGGAGAGATCAGCGTCGGGGAACTCTGGGGGTACTTCACCCGCTATCCGTACATGCCGCGACTCGTGCAGCGCGACGTCCTCGACAGGGCGATCGAGCACGCACTCTCGGACGCGGTCCTCATCGGAGACGAACAATTCGCAATCGCTGCAGGGAAAGATCCCGAAAGCGGACGATACCAAGGCCTCATCATCCCGCCGGACACCACCGCGAGAATCCAGATCACGGATTCGACGCTCCTGGTCGACATGGGGCGCGCCTCCCGCCAAGCAGAAGAAGACCAGCGTCGCGCCGCTGCCGCGCAGGCCCACGACGATCCGAGTACTTCTCCCGGACAGTCGGGGAGTGAGCACACAGGGAACGGCGAACCCGGAGCGGCATTGCCCGAACAGGGGGCGGATGCTGGGCCGCACAGCACAGCCAGCTCAGCGACGACGGCACCTGCGACCCTGCCAACGCCAACGCCAACGCCAACGCCGAAGACACGATTCTTCGGATCGGTATCGGTCGACGCAGATCACTACGCACGCCACATTGGAAGCATCAGCCGCGAAATGATCGACTTCCTCGCGGCCTCAGGAGCAAGCCTGGAGATCACGATCGACATTCAGGCCAGCAAGCCCGAAGGATTCACCGACGTGGAAATGAGGACCATCAAGGAGAACGCGAGCGTGCTCCGCTTCGATGCCAGTTGCGGGTTTGAGGGGCGGTAG
- a CDS encoding Abi family protein, which yields MKYAKPHIPYDQQVALLRSRGLAVEDPERAIQDLKRIGYYRLSGYLYPFRRIDPERQATGKRTRPQRLDSFVDGASLEDGVRLHDFDHRLAQVLLDGIQQIEIGLRVKIGYVLGKHGPFAHLDTAELGPQALQEHRRIAGRSRYDVWRREYDDQQAKAERGKHEFVLHFVERYNGEVPIWAATEFMTMGCLVSLLGLMERKDQRTIARELSLKNQDVLRGWLRPLNVLRNHCAHGNRVWNRPVVFQSDRLNLNMLSSPDFLAHLEASSKAPVDHRVYFHSATAAYLLKAINPNTSWPTKFVEVMTTFPHSVEALGLSAQTMMGFPEDWRREDLWN from the coding sequence GTGAAGTACGCCAAGCCTCATATCCCCTATGACCAGCAGGTGGCACTGCTGCGCAGTCGCGGTCTCGCCGTGGAAGATCCAGAGCGTGCTATCCAAGACCTCAAGAGGATCGGGTATTACAGACTGTCGGGATACCTGTACCCCTTCAGGAGAATCGATCCAGAACGTCAAGCAACGGGCAAGAGGACACGACCTCAGCGCCTCGACTCCTTCGTTGATGGCGCATCCCTCGAGGACGGTGTTCGGCTCCACGACTTTGATCACAGGCTTGCCCAGGTACTCCTCGATGGCATCCAGCAGATCGAGATCGGTCTGCGCGTAAAGATCGGGTACGTTCTGGGCAAACACGGCCCATTCGCTCACCTGGACACCGCGGAGCTCGGGCCTCAGGCTCTTCAAGAGCATCGGCGCATTGCTGGTCGGAGTCGCTACGACGTGTGGCGCCGAGAGTACGACGATCAGCAAGCTAAGGCTGAGCGCGGTAAGCACGAGTTCGTCCTACACTTCGTTGAGCGCTACAACGGTGAGGTGCCGATTTGGGCGGCGACTGAGTTCATGACGATGGGCTGTCTTGTCAGTCTCTTGGGCCTCATGGAGCGCAAAGACCAGCGCACAATTGCCAGAGAGCTGAGCCTGAAAAACCAGGATGTTCTCCGGGGGTGGCTGCGACCGCTCAATGTGCTACGCAATCACTGTGCCCACGGCAATCGAGTATGGAACCGTCCCGTCGTGTTCCAATCGGATCGCCTCAATCTCAATATGTTGAGTTCTCCCGACTTCCTAGCTCATCTTGAGGCTTCCTCGAAGGCGCCGGTGGATCACCGCGTCTATTTCCATTCAGCGACGGCCGCTTATCTCCTCAAGGCGATCAACCCGAACACCTCGTGGCCTACGAAGTTCGTCGAGGTCATGACGACTTTTCCTCACTCGGTCGAAGCACTTGGTCTCAGTGCTCAGACGATGATGGGATTCCCAGAGGATTGGCGCCGTGAAGACCTTTGGAACTAG
- a CDS encoding VOC family protein, with the protein MHANSVILYVADQGRARDFYAAVLEDTPSLDVPGMTEFDLGGVTLGLMPFDDMAAMIPELSASQGQRCELYLRRPDAAAWLHRVELAGGRTLLPLGPRAWGETVGYALDPDGHVVAISEA; encoded by the coding sequence ATGCATGCCAACAGCGTCATTCTCTACGTCGCCGACCAGGGACGAGCCCGCGATTTCTATGCTGCGGTGCTGGAGGACACTCCATCGTTGGACGTCCCCGGGATGACCGAATTCGACCTTGGCGGCGTCACCTTGGGGCTCATGCCCTTCGATGACATGGCCGCGATGATCCCTGAACTGTCTGCCTCGCAGGGACAGCGGTGTGAGCTCTACCTGCGCCGCCCCGATGCGGCCGCCTGGCTGCATCGCGTCGAACTCGCAGGGGGACGGACGCTGTTACCGCTCGGCCCGCGAGCCTGGGGTGAGACCGTCGGCTACGCCCTCGACCCCGACGGCCACGTCGTCGCGATCTCGGAAGCCTGA
- a CDS encoding ATP-binding cassette domain-containing protein: MPAITLTELSFSYTAEPLLEGVSLTVVNGERACLIGPNGCGKTTLLNIVTGDLVPRSGSAEITGVEGGAAGLRRAPDVLTMTGTVGDYLDAATEPIRALSSRFDEVNAALATSPSPAEERRLAREFDELLARMEAADVWSLDARIEETLAGLGLSLLAGEDGKERDLSTLSPGQRGRLELAATLLAAPSVLVLDEPTNHLDAEAARFLSALLRDFHGPILFASHDRAFIDETATVLLDLDTAPWQALLTATGGGVLPGVQRCAGGYADYLERKAAARAGHVQLHAAQQEEKKQIRAHRRSAEDIKEGGIRLKEAKGKEKKFFADRASKTMTRRTRGDDRKMEALTHREVRKPREYLLRMDLPPVGEASGTLALAIRKAHVPGRLAPITCDLRAGEHLLLTGPNGSGKSTLLQWIASSTPPTPDSTGTIDPGGRLALVPQRLPAPGDPGLDPETWEAGIGELGAGILHPSMWHRPIAELSAGNQRRVQLALAVAASPEILIVDEPTNYLDLDSIEALEGALADWNGTLLVASHDRWLLDHWAGERIELEPAR, translated from the coding sequence GTGCCCGCGATCACCCTCACTGAACTCAGCTTCTCCTACACCGCCGAGCCCCTCCTCGAAGGCGTCTCCCTCACCGTCGTCAACGGCGAACGCGCCTGCCTCATCGGGCCGAACGGCTGCGGCAAAACAACCCTCCTCAACATCGTCACCGGCGACCTCGTCCCGCGCAGCGGCTCAGCCGAAATCACGGGCGTCGAGGGCGGGGCGGCCGGCCTGCGCCGGGCCCCCGACGTCCTCACGATGACCGGGACCGTCGGCGACTACCTTGATGCTGCGACCGAGCCGATCCGTGCCCTCTCCTCCCGCTTCGACGAGGTGAACGCCGCCCTCGCCACCAGCCCGTCTCCCGCCGAAGAACGGCGCCTCGCCCGCGAATTCGACGAGCTCCTCGCCCGGATGGAAGCCGCCGACGTGTGGAGCCTCGACGCGCGCATCGAAGAGACCCTCGCCGGACTAGGCCTCAGCCTCCTCGCAGGCGAAGACGGGAAGGAGCGTGACCTGTCGACACTCTCACCCGGCCAGCGCGGCCGCCTCGAACTCGCCGCCACCCTGTTGGCCGCCCCATCCGTCCTCGTCCTCGACGAACCGACGAACCACCTCGACGCCGAAGCCGCGCGCTTCCTTTCCGCACTCCTCCGAGACTTCCACGGCCCGATCCTCTTCGCGAGCCACGACCGCGCCTTCATTGACGAGACCGCGACCGTCCTCCTCGACCTCGACACCGCGCCCTGGCAGGCACTCCTCACAGCCACGGGCGGAGGTGTCCTCCCGGGCGTCCAACGCTGCGCAGGCGGATACGCCGACTACCTCGAACGCAAAGCGGCGGCCCGAGCCGGACACGTCCAACTCCACGCCGCCCAGCAGGAGGAGAAGAAGCAGATCCGCGCCCACCGCCGCTCCGCCGAAGACATCAAAGAGGGCGGCATCCGACTCAAGGAAGCGAAGGGCAAAGAGAAGAAGTTCTTCGCCGACCGCGCCTCCAAAACAATGACCCGCAGGACCCGGGGCGACGACCGGAAGATGGAGGCCCTCACACACCGTGAGGTCCGCAAACCCCGCGAATACCTCCTCAGGATGGACCTCCCTCCCGTCGGCGAGGCGAGCGGAACACTCGCCCTCGCGATCCGGAAAGCGCATGTGCCCGGACGCCTCGCGCCGATCACCTGCGACCTGCGCGCCGGCGAGCACCTCCTCCTCACCGGCCCGAACGGCTCGGGCAAATCGACACTCCTCCAATGGATCGCGAGCAGCACGCCCCCGACACCGGATTCGACCGGGACCATCGATCCGGGAGGCCGCCTCGCCCTCGTCCCCCAGCGCCTCCCCGCCCCCGGCGACCCCGGCCTCGACCCCGAGACCTGGGAAGCGGGCATCGGGGAACTCGGCGCCGGGATCCTCCACCCCTCCATGTGGCACCGCCCGATCGCCGAACTCTCAGCGGGCAACCAGCGGCGCGTCCAACTCGCCCTCGCCGTCGCCGCATCCCCCGAGATCCTCATCGTTGACGAGCCGACGAACTACCTCGACCTCGACTCCATCGAAGCGCTCGAGGGCGCGCTCGCGGACTGGAACGGGACCCTCCTCGTCGCGAGCCACGACCGCTGGCTCCTCGACCACTGGGCGGGGGAGAGGATCGAGCTCGAGCCCGCGCGCTGA
- a CDS encoding GlsB/YeaQ/YmgE family stress response membrane protein, with protein sequence MGILGYIILGLVVGAIAKAIMPGRAGEGWGSNLVIGVIGAIVGGWIGNFVFNVGLGSFWNLRTWILSIVGAIVVLAIWGAIKGRK encoded by the coding sequence ATGGGAATCCTCGGCTACATCATCCTCGGCCTCGTCGTCGGCGCCATCGCGAAGGCCATCATGCCGGGTCGTGCGGGGGAGGGCTGGGGCTCGAACCTCGTCATCGGCGTCATCGGCGCGATCGTCGGCGGCTGGATCGGCAACTTCGTCTTCAACGTCGGCCTCGGCTCGTTCTGGAACCTCCGGACCTGGATCCTCTCGATCGTCGGTGCGATCGTCGTGCTCGCGATCTGGGGTGCGATCAAGGGCAGGAAGTGA
- a CDS encoding Mbeg1-like protein — protein MAKTEDLIDYVERAFEPLALETFTPVDSLVLSWASYLRVLGDVPEAATAEGVRFQELLRAEAFPAYFSPLWDPQRSKRLLLAMGSSPRFRDLVQCRCVDEVDADAQMQFAAATYILGDDLVYVAFRGTDRTLVGWKEDFNMTFRFPVPAQEAAARYLRRVASDTRARILVGGHSKGGNLAIAAAAANQQLLGERLLRVYSHDGPGFLPSVLERPEFVAIADRIDMTVPQSSVVGMFLDHSVPYGVVRSTRVGPWQHDPFSWVILGEDFECLEGLTIDARHIQGTLAEWLARHDEAEREALINAVYELVTIPGVTTVDDLADSWQRNIPEIRSRLAGMDPETRRFILQSLLRVGTIGLHRIRPTLRGARGGFGGDSGLAEASAGGDSDAGRRAPGNNSDTRPGTPGNNSDFGRT, from the coding sequence GTGGCCAAGACCGAGGATCTCATCGACTACGTCGAACGCGCCTTCGAGCCGCTCGCCCTCGAAACCTTCACGCCGGTCGATTCCCTCGTCCTGTCCTGGGCCTCCTACTTGCGGGTCCTCGGCGACGTTCCCGAGGCCGCGACTGCCGAGGGAGTGCGCTTCCAGGAGCTCCTGCGCGCTGAAGCCTTCCCCGCGTACTTCTCACCCCTGTGGGATCCGCAGAGGTCGAAACGCCTCCTCCTCGCGATGGGGTCGAGCCCCCGATTCCGCGACCTCGTCCAGTGCCGCTGCGTCGACGAGGTCGATGCCGATGCGCAGATGCAGTTCGCCGCTGCGACCTACATCCTCGGCGACGACCTCGTCTACGTGGCCTTCCGCGGGACCGACCGCACGCTCGTCGGGTGGAAGGAGGACTTCAACATGACCTTCCGTTTCCCTGTGCCCGCGCAGGAGGCGGCGGCCCGCTATCTCCGGCGGGTCGCGTCGGACACGAGGGCGAGGATCCTCGTCGGAGGTCATTCGAAGGGCGGGAATCTTGCGATCGCAGCCGCCGCTGCCAACCAGCAGCTCCTCGGAGAGCGTCTTCTTCGGGTGTATTCGCATGATGGACCCGGCTTCCTCCCATCCGTGCTCGAGCGTCCCGAATTCGTCGCCATCGCCGACCGGATCGACATGACCGTTCCCCAGTCCTCCGTCGTGGGGATGTTCCTCGACCATTCGGTGCCTTACGGCGTCGTGCGCTCGACCCGTGTCGGCCCCTGGCAGCACGACCCGTTCTCATGGGTGATCCTCGGCGAGGACTTCGAGTGCCTTGAGGGCCTGACCATCGATGCGAGGCATATTCAGGGGACGCTCGCCGAGTGGTTGGCCCGTCATGACGAGGCGGAGCGGGAGGCCCTCATCAATGCGGTCTACGAGCTGGTGACGATTCCCGGGGTCACGACGGTCGATGATCTGGCGGATTCATGGCAGCGGAACATCCCGGAGATCCGATCGCGCTTGGCGGGCATGGACCCGGAGACCCGCAGATTCATCCTTCAGTCATTGCTGCGGGTGGGAACGATCGGCCTGCATCGCATCCGTCCGACGCTGCGCGGGGCGCGCGGGGGCTTTGGCGGCGACTCGGGCCTCGCGGAGGCCTCCGCTGGCGGCGACTCGGACGCTGGGCGAAGGGCACCCGGCAACAACTCGGACACCAGGCCAGGCACCCCCGGCAACAACTCGGACTTTGGAAGAACCTGA
- a CDS encoding phosphatase PAP2 family protein, with translation MSRTHPGDEERAHAPSDPPPPPAFRPFEVSLGPIRIASGLVLLLVALVLGLLVTLKPIAELDQRVLEWFVAHRSPGATAVMEALTGLFAPTTAVIGALVIGALVGAVSRSALFGAYIPASMALTSAFTAVAKDGIERVRPALPERIVVELSHSYPSGHTTAAAALAVSAAILMISRFAWTRPPVRGESPAGASAGTGGASGRGAVREDFVRWSRPVRRALILLAALGLVVLIATTRVYLGAHWLSDVVGGAMVGAGASLVLAGILQPHSS, from the coding sequence ATGAGCCGCACGCATCCGGGCGACGAGGAACGCGCTCACGCCCCCTCCGATCCTCCGCCTCCCCCCGCCTTCAGGCCCTTCGAGGTGAGCCTCGGGCCCATCCGCATCGCCTCCGGCCTCGTCCTCCTCCTCGTCGCCCTCGTCCTCGGGCTCCTCGTGACGCTCAAGCCGATCGCGGAACTCGACCAGCGGGTCCTCGAATGGTTCGTCGCCCACCGGAGTCCGGGCGCGACTGCCGTGATGGAGGCGCTGACCGGCCTTTTCGCGCCGACGACCGCCGTCATCGGGGCTCTCGTCATCGGTGCGCTCGTCGGCGCCGTGTCACGCTCCGCGCTGTTCGGCGCGTACATCCCCGCGTCGATGGCCCTCACCTCGGCCTTCACCGCCGTTGCGAAGGACGGCATCGAAAGGGTGCGGCCGGCCCTTCCCGAACGGATCGTCGTCGAACTCTCTCACTCCTACCCGTCCGGGCACACGACCGCTGCGGCGGCGCTCGCCGTGTCGGCTGCGATCCTCATGATCTCGCGCTTCGCATGGACGCGGCCGCCCGTCCGAGGCGAATCCCCGGCGGGGGCTTCGGCCGGGACGGGTGGCGCTTCCGGGCGGGGGGCTGTTCGCGAGGACTTCGTTCGCTGGTCGAGGCCCGTCCGACGAGCGCTCATCCTCCTGGCGGCGCTCGGCCTCGTCGTCCTCATCGCCACGACTCGCGTGTACTTGGGCGCCCACTGGTTGAGCGATGTCGTCGGTGGTGCGATGGTCGGCGCGGGGGCGTCGCTCGTCCTGGCGGGGATCCTCCAGCCGCACTCGTCCTGA
- a CDS encoding YchJ family protein, producing the protein MPYAQMPRSEDGCPCGSGAPFGSCCFPFLEGEPAPTALALMRSRYTAFAVGDEDHLFRSWHPKTRPAPPFSDPTITWEGLRILALAQGGADDEEGVVEFEAYFQDHQGRAGSLRERSRFARRAGRWFYVDGEVG; encoded by the coding sequence ATGCCCTACGCCCAGATGCCACGATCCGAGGACGGGTGCCCCTGCGGTTCCGGCGCCCCCTTCGGCTCGTGCTGCTTCCCCTTCCTCGAAGGCGAACCCGCGCCCACCGCCCTCGCGCTCATGAGGTCGCGCTACACGGCCTTCGCGGTGGGCGACGAGGACCACCTGTTCCGATCCTGGCATCCGAAGACCCGGCCGGCCCCGCCCTTCTCCGATCCGACGATCACGTGGGAGGGCCTGCGGATCCTCGCCCTCGCCCAGGGCGGCGCGGACGATGAGGAGGGCGTCGTCGAATTCGAGGCGTACTTCCAGGATCATCAGGGCCGCGCCGGGAGCCTCCGGGAGCGTTCGCGATTCGCGCGGAGGGCGGGGCGCTGGTTCTACGTGGACGGCGAGGTCGGATGA